One segment of Streptomyces sp. NBC_01463 DNA contains the following:
- a CDS encoding ferredoxin family protein produces the protein MTYVIAQPCVDVKDKACIEECPVDCIYEGQRSLYIHPDECVDCGACEPVCPVEAIFYEDDTPEEWKDYYKANVEFFDDLGSPGGASKLGLIERDHAFIAALPPQNQ, from the coding sequence GTGACCTACGTCATCGCGCAGCCTTGTGTCGACGTAAAGGACAAGGCCTGCATCGAAGAGTGCCCCGTCGACTGTATCTATGAGGGCCAGCGGTCCTTGTACATCCACCCGGACGAATGCGTCGACTGTGGAGCCTGTGAGCCGGTCTGCCCGGTCGAGGCGATCTTCTACGAGGACGACACCCCGGAGGAGTGGAAGGACTACTACAAGGCGAACGTCGAGTTCTTCGACGACCTCGGGTCGCCCGGTGGTGCCTCCAAGCTGGGCCTGATCGAGCGCGACCACGCGTTCATCGCCGCGCTGCCGCCGCAGAACCAGTAG
- the dapC gene encoding succinyldiaminopimelate transaminase: MSAVSSRLPVFPWDRLAPYKSTAEGHPDGIVDLSVGTPVDPVPELIQQALVAAADSPGYPTVWGTAALRDALAGWVERRLGAVSVTHGNVLPVVGSKELVAWLPTQLGLGAGDRVAYPRLAYPTYEVGARLCGAEPVVYDDPTELDPAGLRLLWLNSPSNPTGKVLSKDELTRIVAWAREHDVLVFSDECYLELGWEAEPVSVLHPDVCGGTYEGIVAVHSLSKRSNLAGYRAAFIAGDEAVLSELLLIRKHGGMMTPAPVQAATVAALGDDTHVAEQRTRYADRRAALRTALEAHGFRIEHSEASLYLWATRDEPCWDTVAYLAELGILVAPGDFYGPAGDRYVRVAFTATDERVAAAVKRLG, translated from the coding sequence GTGTCCGCAGTCTCCTCCCGCCTCCCGGTCTTCCCCTGGGACAGGCTCGCGCCCTACAAGTCGACGGCCGAGGGCCACCCGGACGGCATCGTGGACCTGTCCGTCGGCACGCCCGTCGACCCGGTGCCCGAGCTGATCCAGCAGGCACTCGTCGCCGCGGCGGACAGCCCCGGCTATCCGACGGTGTGGGGGACGGCCGCACTGCGCGACGCCCTCGCCGGCTGGGTGGAGCGGCGCCTGGGCGCGGTCTCGGTCACGCACGGGAACGTGCTGCCCGTCGTCGGCTCCAAGGAACTGGTGGCCTGGCTGCCGACCCAGCTCGGCCTCGGCGCCGGCGACAGGGTCGCCTACCCGCGGCTCGCCTACCCGACGTACGAGGTCGGCGCCCGGCTCTGCGGCGCCGAGCCCGTCGTCTACGACGACCCGACCGAGCTCGACCCGGCCGGCCTCAGGCTGCTCTGGCTCAACTCGCCGTCCAACCCCACCGGCAAGGTGCTCTCCAAGGACGAGCTGACCCGGATCGTCGCCTGGGCGCGCGAGCACGACGTGCTGGTCTTCAGCGACGAGTGCTACCTGGAGCTGGGCTGGGAGGCCGAGCCCGTCTCCGTGCTCCACCCGGACGTCTGCGGTGGTACGTACGAGGGCATCGTCGCCGTCCACTCGCTCTCCAAGCGCTCCAACCTCGCCGGATACCGCGCCGCCTTCATCGCGGGCGACGAGGCCGTGCTGAGCGAGCTGCTGCTGATCCGCAAGCACGGCGGCATGATGACGCCCGCCCCCGTCCAGGCGGCGACCGTCGCGGCGCTCGGTGACGACACCCATGTCGCCGAGCAGCGCACCCGGTACGCCGACCGGCGCGCCGCCCTGCGCACGGCCCTGGAGGCGCACGGCTTCCGGATCGAGCACAGCGAGGCGAGCCTCTACCTGTGGGCGACCCGCGACGAGCCCTGCTGGGACACCGTGGCGTACCTGGCGGAGCTCGGCATCCTGGTGGCGCCCGGGGACTTCTACGGGCCCGCGGGCGACCGTTACGTGCGGGTGGCGTTCACGGCCACCGACGAGCGCGTGGCGGCCGCGGTCAAGCGGCTGGGCTGA
- a CDS encoding transglutaminase-like domain-containing protein has translation MARGRHDTAELRRRFAEEARAERPDLALLCLLIGAEADPALDTNGIDAAQIELDRLAGLLPYGLRGGRVWASALAELLGERYGFEGASADYQRLESSLLHEVLRRRRGLPILLSVVWIEVARRAGAPVYGVALPGHFVVGFGDPAERVLADPFAGGRPLTGQDAELLVAGATGEALEPSMLVPAQPLEVVLRILNNIRAWAAARPERTDVALWAVELSLLLPAHPARLRYERAQLLVQSGEFLRGAAEMEEYAEVVAEVEPAAAEAVRRSARAARALLN, from the coding sequence GTGGCTCGCGGACGGCACGACACCGCGGAGCTGCGCCGCCGGTTCGCCGAGGAGGCGCGGGCCGAGCGGCCCGACCTGGCGCTGCTCTGCCTGCTGATCGGCGCGGAGGCCGACCCCGCGCTGGACACGAACGGGATCGACGCGGCGCAGATCGAACTCGACCGGTTGGCGGGTCTGCTGCCGTACGGGCTGCGCGGCGGCCGCGTCTGGGCCTCTGCGCTGGCGGAACTGCTGGGTGAGCGGTACGGGTTCGAGGGCGCGTCGGCGGACTACCAGCGCCTGGAGTCCTCGCTGCTGCACGAGGTGCTGCGGCGGCGGCGCGGGCTGCCGATCCTGCTGTCGGTGGTGTGGATCGAGGTGGCACGGCGGGCGGGCGCCCCGGTGTACGGGGTGGCGCTGCCGGGTCACTTCGTGGTCGGTTTCGGCGATCCGGCGGAGCGGGTGCTGGCGGATCCGTTCGCCGGTGGCCGTCCGCTGACGGGCCAGGACGCGGAGTTGCTGGTGGCGGGCGCGACCGGGGAGGCGCTTGAGCCGTCGATGCTGGTGCCGGCGCAGCCGCTGGAGGTCGTGCTGCGCATCCTGAACAACATCCGGGCGTGGGCGGCGGCCCGCCCGGAGCGCACGGACGTGGCGCTGTGGGCGGTGGAGCTGTCGCTGCTCCTGCCCGCGCACCCCGCCCGGCTGCGCTACGAGCGGGCGCAGCTGCTGGTGCAGAGCGGGGAGTTCCTGCGCGGGGCGGCGGAGATGGAGGAGTACGCGGAGGTGGTGGCGGAGGTGGAGCCGGCCGCCGCGGAGGCGGTGCGCCGGAGTGCGCGGGCGGCCCGGGCGCTGCTGAACTGA
- a CDS encoding class F sortase, protein MAAPQSPGSPSSRTASDTVTLGRALLWPAAVAGLGMLLIYNSIGPSADDKPPAPFTAAAPVAPAPAAPAAPAAPVPASSPAVTVPRQATPGPSVAPALPRSLPTRLKIPAIAVDAPFTPLAIGASGRLDAPPPNDRNLAGWFKDGVTPGERGASIVAGHVDTMTGPAVFLQLRFLRPGATVDITRADGSVATFKVDTVETFSKAKFPDKRVYADTPDAQLRLITCGGNYDKKAKDYEDNVVVFAHLDSAKRK, encoded by the coding sequence ATGGCCGCCCCGCAGTCGCCCGGTTCCCCCTCCTCCCGGACTGCCTCCGACACCGTCACGCTCGGCCGCGCCCTCCTCTGGCCCGCCGCAGTGGCCGGCCTCGGCATGCTCCTCATCTACAACTCCATCGGCCCCTCGGCCGACGACAAACCACCCGCTCCGTTCACGGCCGCGGCGCCGGTCGCCCCGGCCCCGGCTGCCCCGGCGGCCCCGGCCGCACCGGTCCCCGCGTCCTCACCGGCCGTCACCGTCCCCCGGCAGGCCACCCCGGGCCCGAGCGTGGCGCCGGCCCTGCCCCGTTCCCTGCCGACGCGGCTGAAGATCCCGGCCATCGCCGTGGACGCGCCCTTCACCCCGCTGGCGATCGGGGCCTCCGGCCGCCTGGACGCCCCGCCGCCGAACGACCGGAACCTGGCCGGCTGGTTCAAGGACGGTGTGACGCCCGGTGAACGCGGCGCGTCGATCGTCGCGGGCCACGTCGACACGATGACCGGGCCCGCGGTCTTCCTCCAGCTGCGGTTCCTGCGGCCGGGAGCGACGGTCGACATCACGCGCGCGGACGGTTCGGTGGCCACGTTCAAGGTGGACACCGTGGAGACGTTCAGCAAGGCGAAGTTCCCCGACAAGCGGGTCTACGCGGACACGCCGGACGCCCAGCTGCGGCTGATCACGTGCGGCGGCAACTACGACAAGAAGGCCAAGGACTACGAGGACAACGTGGTCGTGTTCGCCCACCTCGACTCGGCGAAGAGGAAGTGA
- a CDS encoding ATP-binding protein, producing MSLPLTRRIARTALLIAAGAAPVVGAAGAAGAAELPQSPDLGGLTSVEGSGLGKTVEGAATPAADTAGKAGGKVVGTTLPVASKTLTETGSKAAPVAKKATPAAKSAGKKAKGGLPTDSLGGLPTQGLPTQGLPLG from the coding sequence ATGTCCCTCCCCCTGACCCGTCGGATCGCCCGTACCGCGCTGCTGATCGCGGCGGGTGCGGCCCCCGTGGTCGGTGCGGCCGGTGCCGCAGGTGCCGCGGAGCTCCCGCAGTCCCCGGACCTCGGCGGTCTCACCAGCGTCGAGGGTTCCGGTCTCGGCAAGACGGTCGAAGGAGCGGCCACCCCGGCCGCCGACACCGCGGGCAAGGCCGGCGGCAAGGTCGTCGGGACCACGCTGCCGGTGGCGAGCAAGACCCTCACCGAGACGGGCTCCAAGGCCGCGCCCGTGGCGAAGAAGGCCACTCCGGCCGCGAAGAGCGCCGGCAAGAAGGCCAAGGGCGGTCTGCCCACCGACAGCCTCGGCGGCCTGCCGACGCAGGGCCTGCCCACCCAGGGCCTGCCGCTCGGCTGA
- a CDS encoding GNAT family N-acetyltransferase, with amino-acid sequence MEFTMGGRLEVRIAPADVGKRVSVRRLTEDGPQGPKFTDTVGVLTSWNDDVLSVTPKSGESVRIAVSALVAGKVVPAAPARRRGPAASFAELAPVYARAWQPVESEPLGDWQLRAAGGFTRRANSVLPLGDPGVPLGAALGRITRWYADRGLPAYIQAVTGGGDTQEELCAALEDHGWRREVTAEVRIAALAPIGDLAAEVSRVRLSRTVDDSWLARYQRFQRPGPEVAAVLGSGPSVWFATVPGDAGDEAPAAIGRCVVDGRWAGFMAVEVAPGHRRKGLATTVMTALARQAMDEGASAAWLQVETDNDAARALYDGMGFSTHHLYHHFRAV; translated from the coding sequence GTGGAATTCACCATGGGCGGACGGCTGGAGGTCCGAATTGCACCGGCTGACGTGGGCAAACGGGTATCAGTCCGGCGTCTGACCGAAGACGGGCCCCAGGGTCCGAAATTCACCGACACGGTCGGTGTTCTCACATCGTGGAACGATGATGTGCTCTCTGTCACACCGAAGAGCGGTGAGTCCGTCCGTATCGCGGTGTCGGCCCTGGTGGCGGGCAAGGTCGTGCCGGCCGCCCCGGCCCGCAGGCGCGGTCCCGCGGCCTCCTTCGCCGAACTCGCCCCGGTCTACGCGCGCGCCTGGCAGCCGGTGGAGAGCGAGCCGCTGGGCGACTGGCAGCTGCGCGCCGCCGGTGGTTTCACCCGGCGCGCCAACTCCGTGCTCCCGCTCGGCGATCCGGGCGTGCCGCTCGGCGCGGCGCTCGGGCGGATCACCCGGTGGTACGCCGACCGGGGGCTGCCCGCCTACATCCAGGCGGTGACGGGCGGCGGGGACACCCAGGAGGAGCTGTGCGCGGCGCTGGAGGACCACGGCTGGCGGCGTGAGGTGACGGCGGAGGTGCGGATCGCGGCGCTGGCCCCGATCGGCGATCTGGCGGCGGAGGTGTCGCGGGTACGGCTGAGCCGCACGGTGGACGACTCCTGGCTCGCCCGCTACCAGCGCTTCCAGCGGCCGGGCCCGGAGGTGGCGGCGGTGCTTGGCAGCGGTCCCTCGGTGTGGTTCGCGACCGTGCCGGGCGATGCGGGTGACGAGGCGCCCGCGGCGATCGGGCGGTGTGTCGTGGACGGGCGGTGGGCCGGTTTCATGGCCGTCGAGGTGGCTCCCGGGCACCGCAGGAAGGGGCTCGCCACCACCGTGATGACCGCGCTGGCCCGGCAGGCGATGGACGAGGGCGCGTCGGCCGCGTGGCTCCAGGTGGAGACGGACAACGACGCCGCCCGCGCGCTCTACGACGGGATGGGCTTCTCGACCCACCACCTGTACCACCACTTCCGGGCGGTGTAG
- a CDS encoding TetM/TetW/TetO/TetS family tetracycline resistance ribosomal protection protein, producing the protein MHTLNLGILAHVDAGKTSLTERLLHTAGIIDEIGRVDDGNTQTDSLALERQRGITIKSAVVSFALGDVTVNLIDTPGHPDFIAEVERVLSVLDGAVLVVSAVEGVQAQTRVLMRTLQRLRIPTLVFVNKTDRAGARYEQVLRAVHDRLTPHAVAMGPAVTGLGTRAAHSVPYADDDPRLTRRLTDLLTEHDDALLGAYVEGGEELAPARLRAELAAQTGRALVHPVYFGSAVTGAGIDALSRGIRELLPAAGGDAEGPVSGTVFKVERGRAGEKLAWVRMFSGTVRTRDRLPFGQGPEAVSEGKVTGIRVFADGTDTGRASAGPGQIAKLQGLGGIRIGDAVGDTRAAATGHYFAPPTLESVVVPAPPASRGELHFALSQLAEQDPLINLRQDDIRKEVSVSLYGEVQKEVIQATLADECGIDVTFRGTTTICLEKPSGTGAAFEIIDKDDNPFLATVGLRVDPAPPGSGVTYRLEVELGSMPYSLMRAVEETVVDTLAQGLYGWRVTDCTVTMTHSGYWPRQSHSHAVFDKSMSSTAGDFRNLTPLVLMAALGQAGTTVYEPMHRFRLELPADTLGPLLPALAQLGAVPGAPAVDGARCVLEGVIPAARVHGLQQRLPGLTRGEGVLETAFDSHHPVTGTAPRRSRTDHNPLDRKEYLLHTVRRSGNGAD; encoded by the coding sequence GTGCACACGCTCAATCTCGGAATTCTGGCGCATGTCGACGCCGGTAAGACCAGCCTGACCGAGCGGCTGCTCCACACCGCCGGAATCATCGACGAGATCGGCCGCGTCGACGACGGGAACACGCAGACCGATTCCCTCGCGCTCGAACGTCAGCGCGGCATCACCATCAAGTCCGCGGTCGTCTCGTTCGCCCTCGGCGACGTCACCGTCAACCTGATCGACACGCCCGGCCACCCGGACTTCATCGCCGAGGTGGAGCGGGTGCTGAGCGTGCTCGACGGCGCCGTGCTGGTCGTCTCCGCCGTGGAAGGGGTCCAGGCCCAGACCCGCGTCCTGATGCGGACGCTCCAGCGGCTGCGCATCCCCACGCTCGTCTTCGTGAACAAGACCGACCGGGCCGGAGCCCGCTACGAACAGGTGCTGCGCGCCGTTCACGACAGGCTCACCCCCCACGCGGTGGCGATGGGCCCGGCCGTCACCGGCCTCGGCACCCGCGCCGCGCACAGCGTGCCGTACGCCGACGACGACCCCCGGCTCACGCGGCGGCTGACGGACCTGCTCACCGAGCACGACGACGCCCTGCTCGGCGCGTACGTCGAAGGCGGCGAGGAGCTCGCACCCGCCCGGCTCCGCGCGGAACTGGCGGCGCAGACCGGACGGGCCCTGGTCCACCCGGTGTACTTCGGCTCGGCCGTCACGGGCGCCGGTATCGACGCCCTGAGCCGCGGCATCAGGGAACTGCTGCCCGCGGCCGGCGGCGACGCCGAAGGACCGGTCTCCGGGACCGTCTTCAAGGTCGAGCGCGGCCGGGCCGGCGAGAAGCTCGCCTGGGTCCGGATGTTCTCGGGGACCGTACGGACCCGCGACCGGCTGCCGTTCGGGCAGGGACCCGAAGCCGTGTCCGAGGGCAAGGTGACCGGCATCCGGGTCTTCGCCGACGGCACGGACACCGGCCGCGCCTCGGCCGGTCCGGGACAGATCGCGAAGCTCCAGGGGCTCGGCGGCATCCGGATCGGCGACGCGGTCGGCGACACCCGTGCGGCGGCCACCGGTCACTACTTCGCCCCGCCGACCCTGGAGTCCGTCGTGGTGCCCGCACCGCCCGCCTCCCGGGGCGAACTCCATTTCGCGCTCTCACAGCTGGCCGAGCAGGATCCGCTGATCAATCTGCGCCAGGACGACATCCGTAAGGAGGTCTCCGTATCCCTCTACGGAGAAGTGCAGAAAGAGGTCATCCAGGCGACGCTCGCGGACGAATGCGGAATCGACGTCACATTCCGCGGAACCACGACCATCTGCCTGGAGAAGCCGTCCGGAACCGGTGCCGCGTTCGAGATCATCGACAAGGACGACAATCCGTTCCTGGCGACGGTCGGACTGCGAGTCGACCCCGCACCGCCCGGCAGCGGGGTGACCTACCGGCTGGAGGTGGAGCTCGGCTCCATGCCGTACTCCCTGATGAGGGCGGTCGAGGAGACCGTCGTCGACACGCTCGCGCAGGGGCTGTACGGCTGGCGGGTCACCGACTGCACGGTCACGATGACGCACTCCGGCTACTGGCCCCGCCAGAGCCACTCGCACGCCGTCTTCGACAAGTCCATGTCGAGCACCGCGGGGGACTTCCGCAATCTGACCCCGCTGGTCCTGATGGCCGCGCTCGGGCAGGCCGGGACGACGGTGTACGAGCCGATGCACCGCTTCCGCCTCGAACTCCCCGCGGACACGCTCGGACCGCTCCTGCCGGCCCTCGCCCAGCTGGGGGCCGTCCCCGGCGCTCCGGCCGTCGACGGCGCACGCTGCGTCCTGGAGGGCGTGATCCCGGCCGCCCGGGTGCACGGACTCCAGCAGCGGCTCCCGGGGCTCACCCGGGGCGAAGGGGTGCTGGAGACCGCCTTCGACTCCCACCACCCCGTCACCGGCACCGCCCCGCGGCGCTCCCGCACCGACCACAACCCGCTCGACCGGAAGGAGTACCTGCTGCACACGGTGCGGCGGTCCGGCAACGGCGCGGACTGA